A window of Agrobacterium tumefaciens contains these coding sequences:
- a CDS encoding mandelate racemase/muconate lactonizing enzyme family protein, producing the protein MKITAVRTHLLEHRLDTPFESASMRFDRRAHVLVEIECDDGTVGWGECLGPARPNAAVVQAYSGWLIGQDPRQTEKIWAVLYNALRDQGQRGLSLTALSGIDIALWDIKGKHYGASISMLLGGRWRESVRAYATGSFKRDGVDRVSDNASEMAARRAEGFHACKIKIGFGIEEDIRVIAAVREAIGPDMRLMIDANHGYTVSEAITLGNRAADYGIDWFEEPVVPEQLDAYQRVRAGQPIPVAGGETWHGRYGMWQALSAGAVDILQPDLCGCGGFSETQKIATLATLHGVRIVPHVWGTGVQIAAALQFMAVMTPDPVRVNPIEPIMEFDRTHNPFRQAVLRASLEAVNGIVAIPDGPGLGIEINRDALTEFRMPDP; encoded by the coding sequence ATGAAGATCACGGCGGTGCGCACGCATCTGCTCGAACATCGTCTGGACACGCCGTTCGAAAGCGCCTCCATGCGCTTTGATCGTCGCGCCCATGTTCTGGTGGAGATCGAATGCGACGACGGAACGGTCGGCTGGGGCGAATGCCTCGGTCCGGCGCGGCCGAACGCTGCCGTGGTTCAGGCCTATTCCGGCTGGCTGATCGGCCAGGACCCTCGGCAGACCGAAAAAATCTGGGCCGTGCTTTATAATGCCCTGCGCGATCAGGGGCAGCGCGGCCTCAGCCTCACCGCCTTGTCCGGTATCGATATCGCGCTCTGGGATATCAAGGGCAAGCACTACGGTGCTTCAATCTCAATGCTGCTCGGCGGGCGCTGGCGCGAGAGCGTGCGCGCCTATGCCACCGGCAGCTTCAAGCGTGATGGTGTCGACCGCGTTTCAGACAATGCGTCCGAAATGGCGGCGCGCCGCGCGGAAGGTTTCCACGCTTGCAAGATCAAGATCGGTTTCGGCATCGAGGAAGATATCAGGGTCATCGCCGCGGTGCGCGAGGCGATCGGGCCGGATATGCGGCTGATGATCGACGCCAATCACGGTTACACCGTCTCCGAAGCGATCACTCTTGGCAACCGTGCGGCAGACTATGGTATCGACTGGTTCGAGGAGCCGGTGGTCCCGGAACAACTCGACGCCTATCAGCGCGTGCGGGCCGGTCAGCCGATCCCGGTTGCGGGCGGCGAGACGTGGCACGGGCGTTATGGCATGTGGCAGGCGCTTTCCGCCGGCGCCGTAGATATTCTTCAGCCTGATCTGTGCGGCTGTGGCGGTTTTTCAGAAACGCAGAAGATTGCCACGCTTGCTACGCTGCACGGCGTGCGTATCGTGCCGCATGTCTGGGGTACCGGCGTGCAGATCGCCGCCGCGCTGCAATTCATGGCGGTGATGACGCCGGACCCGGTGCGGGTCAATCCGATCGAGCCGATCATGGAATTTGATCGCACCCATAATCCGTTCCGCCAGGCTGTCCTGCGTGCGTCTCTCGAGGCGGTAAACGGCATCGTCGCCATTCCCGATGGTCCCGGTCTCGGCATCGAGATCAACCGCGATGCATTGACAGAATTCAGGATGCCAGACCCATGA
- the kdgD gene encoding 5-dehydro-4-deoxyglucarate dehydratase: protein MNPEQIKKALGSGLLSFPVTHFDADGRFAADSYRAHVEWLAGYKAPVLFAAGGTGEFFSLKPDEIPTIVSAAKEVAGETAIVSGCGYGTEIAVDIARSVEKVGADGILLLPHYLIDAPQEGLYAHIKKVCQSVGIGVMVYNRDNSVLQADTLARLCDECPNLVGFKDGTGDIGLVRQITAKMGDRLMYLGGMPTAELFAEAYLGAGFTTYSSAVFNFVPGLANEFYAALRAGERATCERILVDFFYPFMAIRNRAKGYAVSAIKAGVRLQGFDAGPVRAPLKDLTNEEIRMLEALIGTHKRKT from the coding sequence ATGAACCCTGAACAGATCAAGAAAGCGCTGGGCTCCGGCCTCCTGTCCTTCCCGGTCACCCATTTCGATGCGGACGGTCGTTTCGCTGCCGATAGCTACAGGGCGCATGTGGAGTGGCTCGCCGGTTACAAGGCGCCGGTGCTGTTTGCCGCCGGCGGCACAGGCGAGTTCTTTTCGCTGAAGCCGGATGAGATTCCGACCATCGTTTCCGCCGCCAAGGAGGTCGCCGGCGAAACCGCCATCGTTTCCGGTTGCGGTTACGGCACTGAAATTGCGGTCGATATCGCGCGCTCCGTCGAAAAGGTCGGTGCCGATGGCATCCTGCTTCTGCCGCATTACCTCATCGATGCGCCGCAGGAAGGGCTCTACGCGCACATCAAGAAGGTCTGTCAGTCGGTCGGCATCGGCGTGATGGTTTATAACCGTGACAATTCCGTGCTGCAGGCGGATACGCTGGCGCGTCTTTGCGACGAATGCCCGAACCTCGTCGGCTTCAAGGATGGCACCGGCGATATCGGCCTCGTGCGCCAGATCACCGCCAAGATGGGCGACCGCCTGATGTATCTTGGTGGCATGCCGACCGCGGAACTGTTCGCCGAAGCCTATCTCGGCGCCGGTTTCACCACCTATTCCTCGGCCGTCTTCAACTTCGTTCCCGGCCTTGCCAACGAGTTCTACGCGGCGCTGCGCGCCGGAGAGCGCGCTACCTGCGAGCGCATTCTTGTCGATTTCTTCTATCCGTTCATGGCGATCCGCAACCGCGCCAAGGGTTATGCTGTCTCCGCCATCAAGGCCGGTGTTCGCCTGCAAGGCTTTGATGCCGGTCCGGTGCGTGCGCCGCTAAAGGATCTGACCAACGAGGAAATCCGCATGCTCGAAGCCCTGATTGGCACGCACAAGCGGAAAACCTGA
- a CDS encoding cold-shock protein, with translation MNTGTVKWFNATKGFGFIQPDNGGTDVFVHISAVERAGMRSLNDGQKISYEIVQDRRSGKSSADNLQAA, from the coding sequence ATGAACACTGGTACTGTAAAGTGGTTTAACGCCACCAAGGGCTTCGGCTTCATTCAGCCTGACAACGGCGGCACGGACGTTTTCGTTCACATCTCCGCTGTTGAGCGCGCAGGCATGCGTTCTCTGAACGACGGCCAGAAGATCAGCTACGAGATCGTCCAGGACCGTCGTTCTGGCAAAAGCTCGGCTGACAACCTTCAGGCAGCTTGA
- a CDS encoding glycoside hydrolase family 88/105 protein, with translation MNPIDYFDQFSSRYGHYKGGSWCYEDGCVYRGLQQLYDASGDRRWNEHLHRLADQQIAPDGTLAGYDPQEYNIDHILAGRVLFPLSAETNDPRYLKAAEHLAGQLSTHPRTAAGNYWHKKRYPHQVWLDGLYMGLPFQIEYGLAKGREDLIGDALRQFSTALAVTKDGGDLYVHGYDESRSQLWANNESGKSPAVWARAVGWLAMALVDALTLLPEDNATRTLRDAARHLLAGIVARQTNNGLWMQVLDEPHLAGNYEETSASAMFAYALLRAVRLKLVQGRAANDALSAGRRALQAILQTRLKTDEQGVVRLIGIVHVAGLGGFEGNYRDGTPEYYLTEPVVSDDAKGVGPLMMAYAESLRLAGVNAGQGAPPMG, from the coding sequence ATGAATCCCATCGACTATTTTGACCAATTTTCGAGCCGATATGGCCACTACAAGGGCGGCAGCTGGTGTTACGAGGACGGGTGTGTCTATCGTGGTTTGCAGCAGCTTTATGACGCGAGCGGAGATCGTCGCTGGAATGAGCATCTTCATCGCCTTGCCGATCAACAGATAGCGCCTGATGGAACGCTCGCTGGTTACGATCCGCAGGAATATAATATCGATCACATTTTAGCCGGGCGTGTTCTCTTTCCACTCTCGGCGGAAACGAACGATCCGCGTTACCTCAAGGCTGCGGAGCATCTCGCCGGGCAACTCAGCACGCACCCCCGAACGGCAGCGGGGAACTATTGGCACAAGAAGCGCTACCCGCACCAGGTCTGGCTGGACGGCCTCTACATGGGTCTTCCCTTCCAGATCGAATATGGCCTTGCCAAAGGTCGCGAGGATTTGATCGGCGATGCCTTACGCCAGTTTTCGACCGCACTCGCCGTCACGAAAGACGGCGGCGACCTTTATGTTCATGGTTACGATGAAAGCCGCAGCCAGCTTTGGGCCAACAACGAAAGCGGCAAATCACCCGCCGTTTGGGCGCGCGCGGTCGGGTGGCTCGCCATGGCGCTGGTGGACGCGCTGACACTTCTTCCGGAAGACAACGCAACGCGAACGCTTCGGGATGCGGCACGGCACCTTCTGGCGGGCATCGTGGCGCGACAGACCAACAACGGCCTCTGGATGCAGGTTCTGGACGAACCGCACCTCGCGGGCAACTATGAGGAGACGTCGGCGTCTGCCATGTTCGCTTATGCATTGTTGCGCGCGGTGCGACTGAAGCTCGTGCAGGGGAGAGCGGCGAACGACGCCCTTTCAGCGGGTCGTCGCGCCCTTCAGGCGATCTTGCAGACGCGCCTCAAAACTGATGAGCAAGGTGTGGTGCGGCTGATCGGTATCGTGCATGTCGCCGGGCTTGGCGGCTTCGAGGGGAATTATCGCGATGGGACGCCGGAATATTATCTCACGGAGCCTGTTGTCTCCGACGATGCCAAGGGTGTAGGGCCGTTAATGATGGCCTATGCGGAGAGCCTGCGTCTTGCCGGGGTGAATGCCGGCCAAGGGGCCCCGCCGATGGGATGA
- a CDS encoding TRAP transporter small permease — translation MRNFMRAIRPLLGALSHASLYIAGIGMIAMTLIVGWQVFARYILNDSPSWSEPLSLHLMSWFIMLGAAVGVRESVHLGLDILRYMMPPRVQKGMDMTSLALIFFFGAGMAWYGTSLSMGTWSATIPVLGWPGGTDFFPLIGGGFLIALFAAERFVDLAIGEDIAADVVVQEAA, via the coding sequence ATGCGAAATTTCATGCGGGCAATCCGCCCCCTTCTCGGCGCGCTCAGCCACGCGTCGCTCTATATTGCCGGTATCGGCATGATCGCCATGACGCTGATCGTCGGCTGGCAGGTTTTCGCGCGATATATTCTCAATGATTCACCCAGCTGGTCGGAGCCGCTGTCGCTGCATCTGATGTCATGGTTCATCATGCTGGGGGCAGCCGTTGGCGTGCGCGAAAGCGTGCATCTGGGGCTCGATATCCTGCGCTACATGATGCCGCCCCGGGTTCAGAAAGGCATGGACATGACCAGTCTTGCGCTTATCTTCTTTTTCGGCGCCGGCATGGCCTGGTACGGCACGTCGCTTTCAATGGGCACGTGGTCAGCGACCATTCCGGTTCTCGGCTGGCCGGGCGGAACGGACTTCTTTCCGTTGATCGGTGGGGGTTTCCTCATCGCGCTTTTCGCCGCCGAACGTTTCGTCGACCTTGCCATCGGCGAGGACATCGCAGCTGACGTCGTTGTGCAGGAGGCCGCGTAA
- a CDS encoding acyl carrier protein, with the protein MSTVAERIRDIIVHQLGADPAAVVDDANFADDLGADSLETVQIVMEIEEEFGVEIPDSAANTILTVGDAIRFIEKNKA; encoded by the coding sequence ATGTCCACCGTTGCAGAACGTATCAGAGACATCATCGTCCACCAGCTTGGTGCGGACCCCGCCGCAGTCGTCGATGACGCCAACTTCGCAGACGATCTTGGTGCAGATTCCCTCGAGACCGTCCAGATCGTGATGGAAATTGAAGAGGAATTCGGGGTCGAAATCCCTGATTCCGCCGCCAACACCATCCTGACTGTCGGCGACGCCATTCGTTTCATTGAAAAAAACAAAGCCTGA
- the rpsU gene encoding 30S ribosomal protein S21, which produces MQVLVRDNNVDQALRVLKKRMQREGIFREMRARESYEKPSEKRVREQAEAVRRHRKLEKKKMQREGLLPAPKKAARTR; this is translated from the coding sequence TTGCAAGTACTCGTCCGCGACAACAATGTAGACCAAGCCCTTCGCGTTCTGAAAAAGAGAATGCAGCGCGAGGGCATATTCCGCGAAATGCGTGCACGCGAATCCTACGAAAAGCCTTCGGAAAAGCGGGTCCGTGAACAGGCCGAAGCCGTGCGTCGTCATCGCAAGCTGGAAAAGAAGAAGATGCAGCGTGAGGGCCTGCTGCCGGCGCCGAAGAAGGCTGCCCGCACCCGCTAA
- a CDS encoding amidohydrolase family protein translates to MSELVRKLSGTAPNPTFPKGAVDTQMHMYLPGYPALPGGPGLPPGALPGPENYRRLMQWLGIDRVIVTQGNAHQRDNGNTLACVAEMGDAARAVVIIDASTTEKEMEKLTAAGAVGARIMDLPGGAVNLSELEAVDQRAHAADWMVAVQFDGNGLLDHLPRLQKIRSRWVFDHHGKFFKGIKTDGPEMAALLKLIDRGNLWFKFAGVYESSRESWPYADVAAFSRVIAAHAPERIVWGTNWPHNSVRETAAYPDDARLAELTLGWLPDEAARRRALVENPEALFKLSPVKAT, encoded by the coding sequence ATGAGCGAACTTGTCAGAAAACTGAGCGGCACTGCGCCGAACCCCACTTTCCCGAAAGGGGCGGTCGATACGCAGATGCACATGTACCTCCCCGGTTACCCCGCCTTACCGGGTGGTCCGGGGTTGCCGCCGGGCGCCCTGCCGGGGCCGGAGAATTATCGTCGCCTCATGCAATGGCTCGGCATAGATCGGGTCATCGTCACGCAGGGCAACGCCCATCAGCGCGACAATGGCAACACGCTCGCCTGCGTCGCAGAAATGGGCGACGCAGCCCGCGCCGTGGTCATCATCGATGCGAGCACGACCGAAAAGGAGATGGAAAAACTTACCGCTGCGGGTGCGGTCGGCGCGCGTATCATGGATCTGCCGGGTGGCGCGGTGAACCTTTCCGAGCTCGAGGCGGTGGACCAGCGGGCGCATGCGGCCGACTGGATGGTGGCGGTACAGTTCGACGGAAACGGTCTTCTCGACCATCTGCCGCGCCTTCAGAAAATCCGCTCCCGGTGGGTGTTCGATCATCACGGCAAGTTCTTCAAGGGCATCAAAACCGATGGGCCCGAAATGGCGGCGCTTCTCAAACTCATCGACCGCGGCAATCTATGGTTCAAATTTGCCGGCGTCTACGAAAGTTCGCGGGAGAGTTGGCCCTATGCGGATGTTGCCGCCTTTTCCCGGGTGATTGCGGCCCACGCGCCGGAGCGCATCGTCTGGGGCACCAACTGGCCGCACAATTCGGTGCGCGAGACGGCGGCCTATCCCGATGATGCCCGGCTGGCGGAACTGACGCTCGGCTGGTTGCCGGATGAGGCGGCGCGCCGTCGGGCGCTGGTCGAGAACCCGGAAGCGCTGTTCAAGCTGTCGCCCGTCAAGGCGACTTAG
- a CDS encoding cold-shock protein: MRKNSYKSGDTVFLKPGVIGNNQPKGPARVMSVMPEGQGVVRLRVRFQQENFDRSIAIDEIDLSASTTPTPRASENTSVREAGSSWINLSSIKVRK; the protein is encoded by the coding sequence ATGCGTAAAAATTCCTACAAGTCCGGGGACACGGTTTTTCTGAAGCCCGGTGTCATCGGCAACAACCAGCCCAAAGGTCCTGCGCGCGTGATGTCCGTCATGCCGGAGGGACAGGGCGTCGTTCGTCTCAGGGTGCGCTTCCAGCAGGAAAATTTCGACCGCAGTATTGCGATCGACGAAATAGATTTGTCAGCGTCCACCACGCCGACGCCACGCGCCAGCGAAAACACGTCGGTGCGCGAAGCGGGATCCAGCTGGATCAACCTGAGTTCCATCAAAGTCAGAAAGTAG
- a CDS encoding TRAP transporter large permease has protein sequence MAYTILFGVFTLLMLIGTPIAFCLGIASFATVLYLGLPPIVVFQQMNSGMNVFAMMAIPFFIFAGDLMVRGGIAHRLIRFAAGLVGHLRGGLGQVNIVASTLFGGISGSAVADASAVGGLMIPQMAKRGYDRDYAVNVTVNAAIIALMIPPSHNMILYSIAAGGNVSVADLFTAGIIPGFLLAAALMVTAYIVARRKGYPSEPFPGFSRLMYYLLASFPGILLIGIIFGGVRSGVFTATESSCIAVLYAFLVAMLVYRELNWEGFVDAVMGAVRTTAMVLLVIGTAASFGWLMAFLQVQTLMIAAISAISDNPIIVLLVINVILLLLGTFMDMAPMVIISTPVLLPVVKAFGIDPVHFGVVMILNAGIGLNTPPVGTVLFVGCAVGGISIREAMRTIWPFFGASIAVLLAVTYIPSLSLWLPSLFR, from the coding sequence ATGGCTTACACCATTCTCTTCGGCGTCTTCACGCTGCTGATGCTGATCGGCACGCCGATTGCGTTCTGCCTCGGCATCGCCTCCTTCGCCACCGTTCTTTATCTCGGCCTGCCGCCAATCGTCGTCTTCCAGCAGATGAATTCGGGCATGAACGTTTTTGCGATGATGGCGATCCCGTTCTTCATCTTCGCAGGCGACCTGATGGTGCGTGGCGGTATTGCCCATCGCCTCATCCGCTTCGCCGCCGGCCTCGTCGGGCACCTGCGCGGCGGTCTGGGACAGGTAAACATTGTCGCTTCGACGCTGTTCGGCGGCATCTCCGGCTCGGCCGTCGCCGATGCCTCGGCTGTGGGTGGGCTGATGATCCCGCAAATGGCCAAGCGCGGTTATGACAGGGATTACGCCGTCAACGTCACCGTCAACGCGGCTATCATCGCGCTGATGATCCCGCCGTCGCATAACATGATCCTTTATTCGATCGCGGCCGGCGGCAACGTCTCGGTGGCCGATCTTTTCACCGCCGGCATCATTCCGGGCTTCCTGCTTGCTGCGGCGCTGATGGTGACGGCCTATATCGTTGCGCGGCGCAAGGGTTATCCGTCCGAGCCATTCCCGGGTTTTTCCAGGCTGATGTATTACCTGCTGGCCTCATTTCCGGGCATCCTCCTGATCGGCATTATCTTCGGCGGCGTCCGTTCAGGCGTTTTCACGGCGACCGAAAGTTCCTGCATTGCGGTGCTCTATGCCTTTCTCGTCGCCATGCTGGTCTACCGCGAGCTCAACTGGGAAGGTTTCGTGGACGCGGTGATGGGAGCGGTCCGTACCACGGCTATGGTTCTGCTCGTCATCGGGACAGCCGCATCGTTTGGTTGGCTGATGGCCTTTCTGCAGGTGCAGACGCTGATGATTGCCGCGATCAGCGCGATTTCGGACAATCCGATCATCGTGCTGCTGGTCATCAATGTCATCCTGCTGTTGCTCGGCACCTTCATGGACATGGCGCCGATGGTCATCATCTCCACGCCGGTGCTTCTGCCCGTCGTGAAGGCCTTCGGCATAGACCCCGTCCATTTCGGCGTGGTCATGATCCTGAACGCTGGTATCGGTCTCAACACACCGCCGGTCGGAACCGTGCTCTTCGTCGGCTGCGCGGTCGGCGGCATATCGATACGGGAGGCGATGCGCACGATCTGGCCGTTCTTCGGCGCGAGTATCGCCGTGCTGCTGGCCGTGACCTATATTCCGTCGCTCTCCCTTTGGCTGCCTTCGCTTTTCCGCTGA
- a CDS encoding Gfo/Idh/MocA family protein: protein MPERVKRKRYALVGTGNRGTTMWGRELLAGWSDYVELVGICDLNLMRAERARAMMGSIAPLYDDFDQMMLEQRPELVIVCTPDDTHDDIIIRALEGGADVISEKPMTTTPEKIDRIRAAEAKSGRRVDVSFNYRFSPTAARIKELIDEGAIGTVTSVDFHWYLDNHHGADYFRRWHAFTEHSGSLFVHKATHHFDLLNWYLDSDPVEVKGFGQLLHYGKNGPFRGTRCRTCPHKDECDYFMDLGADPFLDALYEDPSSIDGYMRDACVFREEIDIPDTMSASIRYESGVQVSYSLNTYMPIEGHHVAFNGHKGRIEMRQYEKQPWTEPPADEILVVKSFGGGVERIWVPHEPGGHYGGDNRMRDMIFKPGSNDRLRQRAGSRAGAMSVLTGVAALKSAREGGSQPIKSLPL, encoded by the coding sequence ATGCCTGAAAGGGTGAAACGCAAACGTTACGCGCTGGTCGGCACCGGCAATCGCGGCACCACCATGTGGGGCCGCGAATTGCTGGCCGGCTGGAGCGATTATGTCGAGCTGGTAGGCATTTGCGACCTGAACCTGATGCGCGCCGAACGCGCCCGCGCCATGATGGGATCGATCGCGCCGCTTTACGATGATTTCGACCAAATGATGCTGGAGCAGCGCCCGGAACTGGTAATCGTCTGCACCCCTGACGACACGCATGATGACATTATCATCCGTGCGCTGGAAGGCGGAGCCGATGTCATCAGCGAAAAACCGATGACCACTACCCCGGAGAAGATCGATCGCATTCGCGCGGCGGAAGCCAAAAGCGGTCGCCGTGTCGACGTGTCGTTCAATTACCGTTTCTCCCCCACCGCCGCCCGCATCAAGGAGCTGATCGACGAAGGCGCCATCGGCACGGTAACCTCGGTCGATTTCCACTGGTATCTCGATAACCACCACGGCGCGGATTATTTCCGCCGCTGGCACGCCTTCACCGAACATTCCGGCAGTCTGTTCGTCCACAAGGCCACCCACCATTTCGATCTCTTGAACTGGTATCTCGATTCCGACCCCGTGGAAGTGAAGGGGTTCGGACAGCTGCTGCATTATGGCAAGAATGGCCCGTTCCGCGGAACGCGCTGTCGCACCTGTCCGCACAAGGATGAGTGTGATTATTTCATGGATCTCGGTGCCGATCCCTTCCTTGATGCTCTCTATGAAGACCCGTCGAGCATTGACGGCTACATGCGTGATGCCTGTGTCTTCCGGGAGGAGATCGACATTCCCGACACGATGAGCGCTTCGATCCGTTACGAGAGCGGCGTGCAGGTTTCCTATTCGCTCAACACCTACATGCCGATAGAGGGCCACCACGTTGCCTTCAATGGCCACAAGGGTCGCATCGAGATGCGCCAATATGAAAAGCAGCCGTGGACCGAACCCCCTGCCGACGAAATCCTCGTCGTCAAAAGTTTTGGCGGCGGTGTCGAGCGCATATGGGTGCCGCATGAGCCGGGCGGCCACTATGGCGGGGACAACCGTATGCGCGACATGATTTTCAAGCCTGGCTCCAATGATCGGCTGCGGCAGCGGGCGGGCTCACGCGCAGGCGCCATGTCCGTTCTGACCGGCGTGGCGGCCCTGAAAAGCGCCCGTGAAGGCGGATCCCAGCCTATAAAATCGCTGCCGCTTTAG
- a CDS encoding acyltransferase family protein → MINSSSERFILLDGIRGVAALFIVHRHAEDLFGKSTASSYLAVDLFFALSGFVLAHAYSRRLGEGAMTPSFFMKARFARLYPLYVLALTLMAAYFICLYALGLPTPIDDLHRLINPGELAFALITGLLFLPAPFTLTLNGALFLVSPAWSLFNELVVNAVYARWGVRFSVRQTALVLGISAFVLMVAAVEFGRLHAGFRWHEMYAGMGRVFFSFFAGVLIYRFRDRTPQIRPVQAILCLLLVCTILAVAMSPELRPFFDLAVVLFVWPLLLVVASKTVPGRSVGAVSVFLGTASYAVYVLHIPLLAWTEFLIPAVHRDDMALPAGVVFLIATTCLSWWLTVYYDQPVQRWLKSRLKKQRDVRQPV, encoded by the coding sequence ATGATAAACTCATCTTCGGAACGGTTCATATTGCTAGACGGTATCAGGGGGGTGGCCGCTCTTTTCATCGTTCACCGCCATGCCGAGGACCTGTTTGGAAAGAGCACGGCGTCGAGTTATCTGGCCGTGGACTTGTTCTTTGCGCTCAGCGGTTTCGTGCTGGCGCATGCCTATAGCCGCAGATTGGGCGAAGGCGCCATGACGCCCAGCTTTTTCATGAAGGCGCGCTTCGCCCGGCTCTATCCGCTTTATGTCCTGGCGCTGACGTTGATGGCCGCTTATTTCATCTGTCTCTACGCGCTCGGCCTGCCGACGCCGATCGATGATCTGCATCGCCTCATCAATCCCGGCGAACTCGCTTTCGCCCTCATCACGGGCTTGCTGTTTTTGCCAGCACCCTTCACACTGACGCTAAACGGCGCACTGTTTCTCGTTAGTCCGGCGTGGTCGCTCTTCAACGAACTTGTGGTGAATGCCGTTTATGCCCGTTGGGGTGTGCGGTTTTCGGTGCGGCAGACTGCTCTTGTACTGGGAATCAGTGCGTTTGTGCTGATGGTTGCGGCGGTCGAGTTCGGCCGTCTGCATGCGGGCTTTCGCTGGCACGAGATGTATGCCGGCATGGGACGCGTCTTCTTCTCGTTCTTTGCTGGCGTGCTGATTTATCGCTTCCGCGATCGCACACCGCAAATAAGACCCGTTCAGGCGATCCTTTGCCTTCTCTTGGTCTGTACCATTCTCGCAGTTGCGATGTCGCCCGAGCTTCGGCCATTTTTTGACCTTGCGGTCGTTCTGTTCGTCTGGCCTCTGCTTCTGGTCGTCGCCAGCAAAACGGTGCCGGGGCGCAGCGTCGGCGCGGTATCGGTGTTTCTCGGAACGGCGTCCTATGCGGTCTATGTCCTGCATATTCCGCTTCTCGCCTGGACCGAATTTCTGATCCCGGCGGTTCACCGCGACGATATGGCCCTGCCGGCGGGCGTCGTTTTCCTCATTGCCACGACGTGCCTCTCCTGGTGGCTGACGGTCTATTACGATCAGCCAGTCCAGAGATGGCTGAAAAGCCGATTGAAGAAGCAACGCGACGTCCGCCAGCCGGTCTGA
- a CDS encoding TRAP transporter substrate-binding protein: protein MKKIASMMCVAMGLALSGVPAAAQEITLRSADIHPDGYPTVEAVKYMGELLAERSNGRIKIQVMNNSVLGGEKDTIEQTRFGVIDMNRVNAAPFNNLVKETTVLGLPFLFRSTEHMHNTVDGPIGDEVLAAFEPHGLIGLAFYDSGARSFYTTKKPIEKLADLKGLKIRVQQSDLWISMMQAFGANPTPMPMGEVYSSLETGVVDGAENNWPSYESARHYEVAKNYSLTEHSLNPEILVISKISYDKLSPEDQKLLRQAAKDSVGKMRELWSAREKASEEKVRAGGANVIKVNKEEFAAAMGPVYDKFVTDPKMKDLLERVKAVK, encoded by the coding sequence ATGAAAAAGATTGCAAGCATGATGTGCGTCGCGATGGGGCTCGCGCTGTCAGGCGTTCCCGCCGCGGCGCAGGAAATCACTCTGCGGTCGGCCGACATTCATCCGGATGGTTATCCGACGGTCGAGGCTGTGAAATATATGGGCGAGTTGCTGGCCGAACGCAGCAATGGCCGCATCAAGATACAGGTGATGAACAATTCCGTGCTCGGCGGCGAGAAGGACACTATCGAGCAGACCCGCTTTGGCGTCATCGACATGAACCGAGTCAACGCCGCGCCCTTCAATAATCTGGTGAAGGAAACCACGGTTCTCGGCCTGCCTTTCCTGTTCCGCTCGACGGAGCATATGCACAATACGGTCGACGGCCCGATCGGTGACGAGGTTCTGGCGGCCTTCGAACCGCACGGCCTTATCGGCCTTGCCTTTTACGATTCCGGTGCGCGTTCCTTCTACACCACCAAAAAGCCCATCGAGAAACTGGCCGATTTGAAGGGCCTTAAAATCCGCGTGCAGCAGTCTGATCTGTGGATTTCAATGATGCAGGCCTTTGGCGCGAACCCGACGCCGATGCCGATGGGCGAGGTCTATTCGTCCCTTGAAACCGGTGTCGTCGATGGCGCGGAAAACAACTGGCCATCCTACGAATCCGCGCGCCATTATGAGGTGGCGAAAAACTATTCTCTGACCGAACATTCGCTGAACCCGGAAATCCTCGTCATTTCGAAGATCTCCTATGACAAGCTTTCGCCTGAGGACCAGAAGCTGCTGCGTCAGGCAGCGAAGGATTCCGTTGGCAAGATGCGCGAACTCTGGAGCGCCCGCGAAAAGGCGTCGGAAGAGAAGGTGCGCGCCGGTGGCGCCAATGTCATCAAGGTCAACAAGGAGGAATTCGCGGCCGCGATGGGTCCGGTCTACGACAAGTTCGTGACCGATCCGAAGATGAAAGACCTTCTGGAACGGGTGAAAGCGGTCAAGTAA